A section of the Gloeobacter violaceus PCC 7421 genome encodes:
- a CDS encoding YdhR family protein — MITAIVQFSLPRALTRAEVKDLFAQVAGQFRGVPGLVRKYFLLSEDGTTGGGVYLWESRQAAERFYAGGLLRQIAEQYGSEPSVFYFESPVIVDNTVAEPVAVG, encoded by the coding sequence ATGATCACGGCTATCGTTCAGTTTTCGCTACCCAGAGCGCTAACCCGCGCGGAGGTCAAAGACCTCTTTGCCCAGGTGGCGGGGCAGTTTCGCGGCGTGCCGGGATTGGTGCGCAAGTACTTTTTGCTCTCCGAAGACGGCACGACCGGCGGCGGGGTCTACCTGTGGGAGTCGCGTCAGGCGGCCGAGCGCTTTTATGCAGGCGGCCTGCTGCGCCAGATCGCCGAGCAGTACGGTTCTGAGCCGTCGGTGTTCTACTTCGAAAGCCCGGTCATTGTCGACAACACTGTCGCCGAGCCGGTGGCCGTCGGTTGA